One part of the Sporosarcina ureae genome encodes these proteins:
- the atpA gene encoding F0F1 ATP synthase subunit alpha, which translates to MGIKAEEISGLIKQQIENYQSEMEVSEVGTVIRVGDGIALAHGLDNVMAGELLEFSTGVMGLAQNLEANNVGIVILGPYTDIKEGDEVRRTGRIMEVPVGEELIGRVVNSLGQPVDGLGPINTTKTRPIESPAQGVMARKSVHEPLQTGIKAIDALVPIGRGQRELIIGDRQTGKTTVAIDAILNQADQDMICIYVAIGQKESTVRGVVETLRRNGALDYTIVVTASASSPSPMLYLAPYTGISMAEEFMFAGKHVLIVYDDLSKQAAAYRELSLLLRRPPGREAYPGDVFYLHSRLLERAAKLNDDLGAGSITALPFVETQAGDISAYIPTNVISITDGQIFLQSDLFFSGVRPAINAGLSVSRVGGSAQIKAMKKVAGTLRLDLAAFRELEAFSQFGSDLDPTTRAKLDRGHRTVEILKQDLNKPLKVEYQVISLYALTRGYLDDIPVKDVLRFESEITSWLESNHTEVYDHIRTTKDLPADDVMSAAFNEFKKNFVVSEA; encoded by the coding sequence ATGGGCATCAAAGCTGAAGAAATTAGCGGTCTGATCAAACAGCAGATCGAAAATTATCAGTCTGAAATGGAAGTAAGTGAAGTAGGTACTGTAATCCGTGTAGGTGACGGTATCGCACTTGCTCATGGCCTCGACAATGTCATGGCGGGGGAACTTCTTGAGTTCTCTACCGGCGTAATGGGTCTGGCACAAAACTTGGAAGCGAACAACGTAGGTATCGTTATCCTTGGGCCATACACAGACATTAAAGAAGGCGATGAAGTTCGTCGTACAGGCCGTATTATGGAAGTACCAGTCGGAGAAGAATTGATCGGCCGTGTCGTCAATTCACTTGGACAACCAGTTGATGGACTTGGTCCAATCAACACAACAAAAACTCGTCCTATCGAAAGCCCTGCACAAGGGGTTATGGCGCGTAAATCAGTTCACGAACCACTACAAACAGGAATCAAAGCGATTGACGCTCTAGTTCCGATTGGCCGTGGACAACGTGAATTAATCATCGGTGACCGTCAAACAGGTAAAACTACTGTTGCGATTGATGCAATCCTAAACCAAGCTGACCAAGACATGATCTGTATCTATGTTGCAATTGGTCAAAAAGAATCTACTGTTCGTGGAGTTGTTGAAACTCTACGCAGAAACGGTGCACTCGATTACACAATCGTAGTAACTGCATCTGCATCTAGCCCGTCGCCAATGCTATACTTGGCACCATACACAGGTATTTCGATGGCAGAAGAATTCATGTTCGCAGGCAAGCACGTGCTAATCGTTTATGATGATCTATCTAAACAAGCAGCAGCTTACCGTGAACTTTCCTTGCTACTTCGTCGTCCTCCAGGTCGTGAAGCATATCCAGGTGATGTCTTCTACCTACACAGCCGTTTACTTGAGCGTGCTGCGAAGTTGAATGACGATCTAGGAGCAGGATCTATCACAGCATTGCCGTTCGTTGAGACACAAGCAGGAGATATCTCCGCTTATATCCCAACAAACGTAATCTCTATTACAGACGGACAAATCTTCTTGCAGTCTGACCTATTCTTCTCAGGTGTACGTCCAGCGATCAACGCCGGTCTTTCCGTATCCCGTGTTGGTGGATCAGCGCAAATTAAAGCAATGAAGAAAGTTGCCGGTACACTTCGTTTGGACTTGGCAGCATTCCGTGAACTAGAAGCATTCTCACAATTCGGTTCGGATCTAGACCCTACGACAAGAGCGAAACTGGACCGCGGTCACCGCACAGTTGAAATCTTGAAGCAGGACTTGAACAAGCCGTTGAAAGTCGAATACCAAGTCATCAGTCTATATGCACTGACACGCGGTTACCTCGACGATATTCCAGTAAAAGACGTATTGCGTTTTGAAAGTGAAATCACTAGCTGGTTAGAATCCAACCATACGGAAGTGTATGATCATATCCGTACAACGAAAGATCTTCCAGCTGATGACGTAATGAGCGCAGCGTTCAACGAATTCAAGAAAAATTTCGTAGTTTCTGAAGCGTAA
- the atpG gene encoding ATP synthase F1 subunit gamma — translation MASLREIESRIASTKKTSQITRAMQMVSASKLNRAEVNAKKFVPYMDKVEEVVGAIAAVTKDSGHPLLTARPVKKSAYIVVTSDRGLVGGYNAHIFRAVTRAIEQRHKSKDEVVIIVIGRKGYEFFGRLGYQIEESLIGLSDHPRFEEVKDIANRAVGMFTEGVYDEVFLYYNHFISAISNEATERKLLPLTDISSGSANSSYEFEPSAEAILETLLPQYTESLIYGAVLDGKASEHASSMTAMKTATDNASDLIDSLTLQFNRARQAAITQEITEIVAGVAALE, via the coding sequence GTGGCGTCCTTACGCGAGATAGAAAGCCGTATTGCTTCAACAAAAAAGACGAGTCAAATCACGAGAGCGATGCAAATGGTATCTGCTTCAAAACTGAACCGTGCAGAAGTGAATGCGAAGAAATTCGTACCTTACATGGATAAAGTAGAAGAAGTAGTTGGTGCTATTGCAGCCGTAACGAAAGATTCCGGACATCCTCTATTAACAGCACGTCCCGTTAAGAAGTCTGCGTACATCGTAGTTACTTCTGACCGTGGTCTAGTTGGTGGATACAACGCGCACATTTTCCGTGCAGTTACCCGTGCAATCGAACAACGCCATAAATCGAAAGATGAAGTGGTCATTATCGTGATCGGTCGTAAAGGCTATGAATTCTTCGGCCGTCTGGGTTACCAGATCGAAGAAAGCCTGATCGGACTTTCGGATCACCCTCGTTTTGAAGAAGTAAAAGATATCGCGAATCGGGCTGTTGGCATGTTCACAGAAGGCGTTTATGATGAAGTGTTCTTGTATTACAACCACTTCATCTCCGCCATCTCCAACGAAGCAACTGAACGTAAATTGCTTCCACTCACAGATATTTCATCAGGTTCAGCTAATTCATCTTATGAGTTCGAGCCTTCAGCAGAAGCGATTCTCGAAACACTTCTCCCACAATACACGGAGAGCCTCATTTATGGAGCAGTACTTGATGGAAAAGCGAGCGAACATGCTTCCAGTATGACAGCGATGAAGACGGCGACAGACAATGCGTCTGATCTAATCGATTCGTTAACATTACAATTTAACCGCGCTCGTCAAGCAGCGATCACTCAGGAAATCACTGAAATCGTAGCCGGCGTAGCAGCACTCGAATAA
- the atpD gene encoding F0F1 ATP synthase subunit beta → MSNGHILQVMGPVVDVKFENGQLPAIYNALKVNIDRSNGVVEVLTLEVALHLGDDAVRTIAMSSTDGLKRGTSVINTGAPISVPVGDVTLGRVFNVLGEEIDLREPVPADSQRDPIHRSAPTFEFLSTEVEILETGIKVVDLLAPYIKGGKIGLFGGAGVGKTVLIQELINNIAQEHGGISVFAGVGERTREGNDLYFEMTDSGVIKKTAMVFGQMNEPPGARMRVALSGLTMAEYFRDEQGQDVLLFIDNIFRFTQAGSEVSALLGRMPSAVGYQPTLATEMGQLQERITSTNKGSVTSIQAIYVPADDYTDPAPATTFAHLDATTNLERKLSEMGIYPAVDPLASSSRALSAEIVGPEHYRVAREVQTTLQRYRELQDIIAILGMDELDEDDKQIVDRARRIQFFLSQNFHVAEQFTGQKGSYVPVPETIKGFAEILEGKYDHLPEDAFRLVGRIEEVIAKAKAMGVEV, encoded by the coding sequence ATGAGTAATGGACATATTCTTCAAGTTATGGGTCCGGTTGTCGACGTTAAGTTTGAAAACGGACAACTTCCAGCGATCTATAACGCATTGAAGGTTAATATCGATCGTTCCAACGGAGTGGTTGAAGTATTGACTTTAGAAGTAGCACTTCACCTTGGTGATGATGCAGTTCGTACGATTGCGATGTCCTCGACAGATGGTCTGAAACGCGGTACGTCAGTAATTAATACAGGCGCACCAATTTCTGTTCCAGTCGGCGACGTTACACTCGGACGTGTATTTAACGTACTAGGTGAGGAAATTGACCTGCGTGAGCCAGTTCCTGCTGATTCACAACGTGACCCAATTCACCGTTCTGCACCAACATTTGAATTCCTTTCTACAGAGGTAGAAATTCTTGAAACTGGAATTAAAGTAGTTGACTTGCTTGCACCATACATCAAGGGTGGTAAAATCGGACTCTTCGGTGGTGCTGGAGTTGGTAAAACAGTTCTAATTCAGGAATTAATCAACAACATCGCACAAGAACACGGTGGTATTTCCGTATTCGCTGGTGTTGGAGAGCGTACTCGTGAAGGAAATGACTTGTACTTTGAGATGACTGATTCAGGCGTTATCAAGAAAACGGCAATGGTCTTCGGTCAAATGAACGAGCCACCAGGCGCACGTATGCGTGTAGCACTTTCTGGCTTGACTATGGCAGAGTATTTCCGTGATGAGCAAGGACAAGACGTTCTATTGTTCATCGATAACATCTTCCGCTTTACACAAGCAGGTTCTGAAGTTTCTGCCCTACTAGGTCGTATGCCATCAGCGGTTGGATACCAGCCAACATTGGCAACTGAAATGGGTCAGTTACAAGAGCGAATCACTTCTACTAATAAAGGATCGGTTACATCGATCCAAGCAATCTACGTACCAGCGGATGACTATACGGATCCAGCTCCGGCAACAACTTTCGCTCACTTAGATGCAACAACGAACTTGGAGCGTAAACTTTCAGAGATGGGTATCTACCCAGCTGTGGATCCACTAGCTTCTTCTTCACGTGCATTGAGTGCAGAAATCGTTGGACCGGAACACTACCGTGTAGCTCGTGAAGTACAAACAACTCTTCAACGATACCGTGAATTGCAAGATATCATCGCAATCTTAGGTATGGATGAGTTAGATGAAGATGACAAGCAGATCGTTGATCGCGCTCGTCGTATTCAGTTCTTCTTGTCACAAAACTTCCACGTTGCTGAGCAGTTTACAGGACAAAAAGGTTCTTACGTTCCAGTTCCTGAAACAATCAAAGGCTTTGCTGAAATTCTAGAAGGTAAGTATGATCACTTGCCGGAAGATGCATTCCGTTTAGTTGGACGTATCGAAGAAGTAATTGCAAAAGCAAAAGCTATGGGTGTAGAAGTCTAA
- a CDS encoding F0F1 ATP synthase subunit epsilon — protein MSKIKVNIVTPDGPVVEMDANMVIAVTEAGEIGVLPGHIAMVAPLQIGALRLKTDGKTVTVAVHGGFIEVRPEVVTVLAQSAELAESIDIARAKKAAEKAEQDLQKKTDDLSHNLHELDLKRAINRMQVYEQRM, from the coding sequence ATGAGTAAAATCAAAGTGAATATCGTCACTCCCGACGGCCCTGTTGTTGAAATGGATGCGAACATGGTGATAGCAGTTACCGAAGCTGGTGAGATCGGGGTTTTACCCGGTCACATCGCAATGGTCGCACCACTTCAAATTGGTGCACTTCGCCTAAAGACAGATGGCAAAACAGTAACAGTCGCAGTCCACGGAGGCTTCATCGAGGTCCGTCCTGAAGTGGTCACTGTATTGGCACAGAGTGCGGAACTGGCTGAGTCCATTGATATCGCACGTGCAAAGAAAGCTGCTGAAAAAGCTGAGCAAGATCTTCAGAAAAAAACTGATGACCTTTCCCATAACTTACACGAGCTTGATTTGAAACGCGCTATCAACCGCATGCAAGTGTATGAACAGCGTATGTAA
- a CDS encoding DUF1146 family protein, with the protein MDSMLGSNPLLAMVSHIFFIGVSFYALQAILPENIIRKNRVFQTQLLFILLSIAIGSTVSKFFLDISYWSGRWATWF; encoded by the coding sequence ATGGACAGCATGCTAGGCAGCAATCCATTACTCGCGATGGTATCGCATATCTTCTTCATCGGCGTTAGCTTCTATGCACTACAAGCTATCTTGCCAGAAAATATCATACGAAAAAATCGTGTATTCCAAACACAACTTTTGTTTATTTTGCTAAGTATTGCTATCGGCTCGACCGTATCAAAATTCTTTTTAGACATATCCTATTGGTCAGGAAGATGGGCAACTTGGTTTTGA
- the murA gene encoding UDP-N-acetylglucosamine 1-carboxyvinyltransferase, with product MEKIIINGGRTLKGNVRVEGAKNAVLPILAAALLASEGVNVIRDVPNLSDVRTINEVLKSLNAKITHDPENGEVIVDSRGRLADEAQFEFVRKMRASILVMGPLLARNGFARVALPGGCAIGSRPIDQHLKGFEAMGAEISFGHGHVEAKVDGRLKGAKIYLDFPSVGATENIMTAAALAEGTTIIENAAKEPEIVDLANFINEMGGKVVGAGTDNIRIEGVTTMYASTHHIIPDRIEAGTFMVAAAITGGDVTIENAVPEHSTALISKLTEMGVVITELDEGVRITAKHPLKAVDLKTMPHPGFPTDMQSQMMALMLTATGIGVLTETVFENRFMHVEEFRRMNADVKIEGRSVIVSGPSKIQGAEVAATDLRAAASLILAGLVAEGITRVTELVHLDRGYVDFDKKLKALGADITRVSTEQEVTESQLA from the coding sequence GTGGAAAAAATTATTATTAACGGCGGACGGACTTTAAAAGGGAACGTACGTGTAGAGGGTGCAAAGAACGCGGTATTACCGATCTTGGCTGCTGCTTTATTGGCATCTGAAGGAGTGAACGTCATTCGTGATGTTCCTAACCTATCGGATGTTCGGACAATCAATGAAGTGCTAAAAAGTTTAAACGCAAAGATCACGCATGATCCGGAAAACGGGGAAGTCATCGTAGATTCACGTGGAAGACTAGCAGACGAAGCACAATTTGAATTTGTACGTAAAATGCGCGCATCCATTTTAGTAATGGGACCGTTACTGGCGCGTAACGGATTCGCACGTGTCGCATTACCAGGCGGCTGTGCAATCGGTTCAAGACCTATCGATCAACATTTGAAAGGCTTCGAAGCAATGGGAGCGGAAATTTCATTTGGACATGGACATGTCGAAGCGAAAGTAGATGGCCGATTAAAAGGCGCAAAAATCTACTTGGATTTCCCGAGCGTAGGCGCAACAGAAAACATTATGACAGCTGCTGCTCTCGCTGAAGGTACAACGATCATCGAGAACGCTGCGAAAGAACCTGAAATCGTCGACTTGGCGAATTTCATCAATGAAATGGGCGGTAAAGTAGTAGGTGCAGGTACGGATAACATTCGTATTGAAGGTGTAACAACAATGTATGCATCCACTCACCATATTATACCGGATCGTATCGAAGCAGGAACATTCATGGTAGCTGCAGCAATCACAGGCGGAGACGTCACGATTGAAAACGCGGTTCCTGAACACTCGACTGCTTTGATTTCAAAATTAACTGAAATGGGTGTAGTCATCACGGAATTGGATGAAGGGGTTCGTATCACAGCGAAACACCCACTTAAGGCTGTCGATTTGAAGACAATGCCGCATCCAGGTTTCCCTACAGATATGCAATCACAAATGATGGCATTGATGTTAACAGCTACCGGTATCGGTGTGTTGACTGAAACTGTATTTGAAAATCGCTTCATGCACGTGGAAGAATTCCGCCGTATGAACGCAGACGTAAAAATTGAAGGACGTTCTGTTATTGTTTCAGGACCTTCAAAAATCCAGGGAGCGGAAGTCGCAGCCACAGACTTGCGTGCCGCTGCATCACTCATCCTAGCCGGACTCGTAGCAGAAGGTATTACACGTGTGACGGAATTGGTTCACTTAGATCGCGGTTATGTGGACTTTGACAAGAAACTCAAAGCCCTAGGCGCAGACATAACACGTGTCTCTACTGAACAAGAAGTTACTGAATCTCAATTAGCATAA
- the spoIID gene encoding stage II sporulation protein D, with protein MYKKLLVLFIIFTLFIIPILVRQAPELKLVEQREEKYCDVLITVIGVDEPIPLEEYVVGVVAGEMPADFHPEALKAQVIAARTYAARNTDKGVKPIAKDVSAQVYRTEAERKERWGKSFKDNEKKVRQAAEATEGKIIVYGEEIISAMFFSTSNGKTEAAQNFSGNPVEYLQSVDSPGEEDVAPTVERKQELTLTEWNRKLGFNWNANQFRELQLVRNQTGRVQKIIAGPYETSGRQIREKLHLASTDFNIAYDVNNQIVLITTVGYGHGVGMSQYGAEAFAQKGWTADQILSHYYTGTKIQKINLPEDRCLKSP; from the coding sequence ATGTACAAAAAACTACTCGTTTTATTCATTATTTTCACATTATTTATTATTCCTATTCTTGTAAGACAAGCGCCAGAGTTGAAACTGGTAGAACAGCGAGAGGAGAAGTACTGCGATGTGTTGATTACGGTCATAGGTGTGGACGAGCCGATTCCGTTAGAAGAATATGTTGTCGGGGTCGTAGCGGGAGAGATGCCTGCCGATTTTCATCCGGAAGCATTGAAGGCGCAAGTAATTGCTGCTCGCACCTATGCGGCTAGAAACACGGATAAAGGGGTCAAGCCTATTGCCAAAGACGTCTCTGCGCAAGTATATCGTACAGAAGCAGAGCGCAAAGAACGCTGGGGCAAGTCATTCAAAGACAATGAAAAGAAAGTCCGCCAAGCAGCTGAAGCGACTGAAGGTAAAATTATTGTATATGGAGAAGAAATTATATCTGCCATGTTTTTCTCTACATCTAACGGCAAAACGGAAGCCGCGCAAAACTTCAGCGGCAATCCGGTTGAATATTTACAAAGTGTAGATAGCCCAGGTGAAGAAGATGTGGCGCCAACCGTAGAGCGCAAGCAAGAATTAACATTAACGGAGTGGAATCGTAAACTCGGTTTCAATTGGAATGCTAACCAATTCCGCGAACTACAACTCGTGCGTAATCAAACGGGACGTGTTCAGAAAATCATCGCAGGCCCCTATGAAACGAGCGGACGACAGATCCGAGAAAAACTTCATTTGGCTTCCACCGATTTCAATATCGCCTATGACGTTAACAATCAAATCGTCCTTATTACGACCGTTGGTTATGGCCATGGCGTCGGGATGAGTCAGTATGGTGCGGAAGCTTTCGCGCAAAAAGGATGGACCGCCGATCAAATTCTGTCGCACTATTATACAGGTACAAAAATACAAAAAATAAATTTACCTGAAGATCGATGTTTAAAATCCCCGTAA
- a CDS encoding M23 family metallopeptidase, whose protein sequence is MREEKPKAPSQEIKKTKNGWFWPAIYTSVALLFIGMVWGYTALTTEESVPSEVAKVDQPKENVTVETNASKETLKYPFDEAKVDSVAILQEFYDAEADEAVREKALLVFNQTYVTSKGLSLSMDGEPFEAVAAMSGTVEEVIVDSFKGTEVRLKHADGKTTIYGSLTGVLVKEGDTVQQGQVLATTTQNEWNPEAGIHLQFEIQQDGVAVNPHDFLAF, encoded by the coding sequence ATGCGAGAAGAAAAACCAAAGGCCCCTTCTCAGGAGATCAAGAAAACGAAGAACGGCTGGTTCTGGCCTGCCATTTATACGAGCGTAGCGCTCTTATTCATCGGCATGGTATGGGGATACACCGCATTGACGACGGAAGAATCTGTCCCGTCTGAAGTTGCAAAAGTAGACCAGCCAAAAGAAAATGTCACGGTAGAAACAAATGCATCAAAGGAAACACTGAAGTATCCATTCGATGAAGCAAAAGTAGATTCAGTCGCCATCTTACAAGAATTTTATGATGCAGAAGCAGACGAAGCAGTGCGTGAGAAAGCACTACTCGTATTCAACCAGACGTACGTCACCAGCAAAGGACTTTCTTTATCGATGGACGGTGAACCGTTCGAAGCTGTAGCGGCAATGAGCGGAACAGTCGAAGAAGTCATCGTGGACTCATTCAAAGGAACAGAAGTCCGTTTGAAACACGCGGACGGTAAGACGACGATCTACGGTTCGTTAACAGGTGTACTTGTGAAAGAAGGCGACACAGTCCAACAGGGGCAAGTGCTCGCGACAACGACTCAGAATGAATGGAATCCTGAAGCAGGCATCCACTTGCAATTCGAAATCCAGCAAGACGGAGTCGCCGTGAATCCACATGATTTCCTAGCATTTTAA
- a CDS encoding sporulation transcriptional regulator SpoIIID, producing the protein MHEQIRKRCVRLGKLLIETNLTVRALANATGYSKSTVHKDLTERLPNVDPCLSRKVAEILAYHKSIRHLRGGEATRQKWKNENEAQKADA; encoded by the coding sequence GTGCACGAGCAAATTAGAAAACGCTGCGTACGACTGGGCAAGCTACTGATCGAGACCAACTTGACAGTGCGCGCGCTAGCCAATGCGACCGGCTACTCTAAAAGTACGGTCCACAAAGACTTAACGGAACGACTACCGAATGTAGATCCATGCTTGTCACGGAAAGTCGCAGAAATTTTGGCTTATCATAAATCCATCCGCCACTTGCGCGGAGGAGAAGCCACCCGACAAAAATGGAAAAATGAAAACGAAGCACAAAAAGCAGATGCCTAG
- the glpK gene encoding glycerol kinase GlpK: MTKKYILALDQGTTSSRAILFDKKGDIFHTAQQEFKQYFPKSGWVEHNADEIWSSILSVIAAVISEKNITATQIEAIGITNQRETTVVWDKHTGDPIYHAIVWQSRQTADICEELKTAGHSELFRNKTGLLIDSYFSGTKVKWILDNVEGAREKAENGDLLFGTIDTWIIWKLSGGKAHVTDYSNASRTLMYNIHKLEWDEELLDILGVPKAMLPTVCESSEVYTHTDAKHFFGHEAPIAGVAGDQQAALFGQACFESGMVKNTYGTGCFMLMNTGEKAVTSENGLLTTIAWGIDGKVEYALEGSIFVAGSALQWLRDGLRMFRNASESESYAKRVKSTDGVYVVPAFVGLGTPYWDSDVKGAVFGLTRGTTKEHFIRATLESLAYQTKDVLDAMEADSGISLKTLRVDGGVVSNDFLMQFQSDLLNVPVERSTINETTALGAAYLAGLAVGFWKDRNEIAEYLCLDQPFEPNMEETVREELYAGWQKAIRATIAFK, translated from the coding sequence ATGACAAAAAAGTATATTCTGGCGCTCGATCAAGGCACCACGAGCTCACGTGCTATTTTATTCGATAAAAAGGGTGACATCTTCCACACGGCACAACAGGAATTCAAGCAGTATTTTCCTAAGTCCGGCTGGGTGGAACACAATGCGGATGAAATCTGGAGTTCGATTCTTTCCGTCATCGCAGCTGTCATTTCTGAAAAAAATATTACCGCCACGCAAATCGAAGCAATCGGCATCACCAATCAACGCGAAACAACTGTCGTCTGGGACAAACATACTGGCGATCCGATCTATCATGCGATCGTTTGGCAATCCCGCCAGACTGCTGATATTTGCGAGGAGCTAAAAACCGCTGGACATAGTGAGCTATTCCGTAATAAAACCGGCTTGCTGATCGATTCCTATTTCTCCGGAACGAAAGTGAAATGGATTCTTGATAACGTAGAAGGCGCGCGCGAAAAGGCGGAGAATGGGGACTTGCTGTTTGGCACGATCGATACGTGGATCATCTGGAAGCTTTCAGGAGGCAAGGCACATGTAACCGACTACTCAAACGCCTCGCGCACATTGATGTACAATATCCACAAGCTAGAGTGGGACGAAGAGCTACTAGACATTCTCGGTGTTCCTAAAGCCATGTTGCCAACGGTCTGTGAGTCATCCGAAGTCTACACACATACCGACGCCAAACACTTTTTTGGCCACGAAGCACCCATCGCGGGAGTCGCGGGGGATCAGCAGGCAGCTTTATTTGGTCAGGCGTGCTTTGAAAGCGGCATGGTGAAAAATACGTATGGAACGGGATGTTTCATGCTAATGAACACAGGAGAGAAAGCCGTAACATCTGAAAATGGGTTGTTGACGACGATTGCTTGGGGGATCGATGGCAAAGTGGAATATGCACTCGAGGGAAGTATTTTTGTTGCGGGTTCCGCCCTTCAGTGGCTACGTGACGGCCTGCGCATGTTCCGTAACGCCTCGGAAAGCGAGAGCTATGCCAAACGTGTCAAATCAACTGACGGTGTCTACGTCGTGCCTGCATTCGTTGGACTCGGCACACCGTACTGGGACAGCGATGTGAAAGGGGCCGTTTTCGGTCTGACACGCGGAACGACGAAAGAGCATTTCATACGCGCGACGCTTGAATCACTCGCCTACCAAACGAAAGACGTCCTCGATGCGATGGAAGCGGACTCGGGGATTTCATTGAAAACGCTACGGGTGGATGGGGGCGTTGTGTCGAACGATTTCCTGATGCAATTCCAGTCAGACTTACTTAACGTACCGGTTGAGCGTTCAACGATCAATGAAACTACAGCACTTGGCGCAGCGTATCTTGCAGGCCTTGCAGTAGGATTTTGGAAGGACCGCAATGAAATTGCAGAGTACTTATGTCTCGATCAACCGTTTGAACCGAATATGGAAGAAACCGTACGCGAAGAGCTTTATGCAGGTTGGCAAAAAGCCATTCGCGCGACAATTGCCTTTAAATAA
- a CDS encoding rod shape-determining protein: MFSKEIGIDLGTANILIYMKDHGLVINEPAIMAIDKRSDEPIAFGIEANQMIGRAPEYIQIVRSMKDGNIADFDMARVLIQHFLEKAQGKGLRGKPHITMCCKADTTRVEKSVIQQVVMGAGAKQVVIEEESKVAAIGAGIDISKPSGNMIVDLGAGTTDASVLSMGEIVSFKTTNIGGLYFDQCIIQHIRRKHDVYIGEKTAEQVKKEIGLVVMGGQKPSAMNVHGSDLATGIPKTIEVTAEEIHQALRVPISKIVQTTKDALEETPPELAADVAQRGIILIGGGALLPGIDTLLSEHLKVPVFIAENPLTCIAQGTGMLMNKAGKASTRIN; the protein is encoded by the coding sequence ATGTTTTCGAAAGAAATTGGGATCGACTTGGGTACTGCCAATATATTGATATATATGAAAGACCATGGTCTTGTCATCAACGAGCCGGCTATCATGGCGATCGATAAACGTTCGGATGAACCGATAGCTTTTGGTATAGAGGCCAATCAAATGATTGGTCGTGCACCAGAATATATCCAAATCGTACGCTCAATGAAAGACGGGAACATTGCGGACTTCGATATGGCCCGTGTATTGATTCAGCACTTCCTCGAGAAAGCGCAAGGAAAGGGCTTACGTGGCAAACCCCATATTACGATGTGCTGTAAAGCGGATACGACCCGTGTAGAAAAAAGCGTCATCCAACAAGTAGTGATGGGAGCCGGAGCCAAACAGGTCGTGATCGAGGAAGAATCGAAAGTGGCGGCAATCGGAGCGGGAATTGATATATCAAAACCTTCAGGCAATATGATAGTCGATTTGGGCGCCGGTACGACAGACGCGTCCGTGCTTTCAATGGGGGAAATCGTATCCTTTAAAACTACGAATATCGGTGGCCTTTATTTTGATCAGTGCATTATTCAACATATACGAAGAAAACATGATGTATATATAGGCGAAAAAACAGCAGAACAAGTAAAAAAAGAAATTGGTCTAGTAGTAATGGGCGGACAGAAGCCGAGCGCGATGAACGTGCACGGTAGTGACCTAGCGACAGGTATTCCGAAGACGATTGAAGTGACAGCCGAAGAGATCCATCAGGCATTACGTGTGCCAATCAGTAAAATCGTCCAGACGACAAAAGACGCATTGGAAGAAACGCCACCGGAGCTCGCTGCAGACGTAGCGCAGCGCGGCATCATTTTAATCGGTGGCGGCGCATTGCTTCCTGGGATCGATACCTTATTATCCGAACATTTGAAAGTCCCGGTTTTCATTGCAGAAAATCCGCTCACTTGTATTGCGCAAGGTACGGGTATGTTAATGAACAAAGCGGGTAAAGCCTCAACACGCATAAATTGA